In one window of Leifsonia sp. NPDC080035 DNA:
- a CDS encoding sugar ABC transporter ATP-binding protein, which produces MAPATSNGASPELPRSGAAPLVSLRQVSKDYGRVHALDAVTIDLLPGEVHCLAGENGAGKSTLIKVLTGAVPRTSGDYLVGGDDVPVQVSPTQMRDRGIGVVYQELSLFPELSVLDNLLMGSYSSVGGYLRGARNRETAREHLRRVGLEDLSLHALVSDLPTATRQLVEIARVLGHEADLVIFDEPTTALSEHEAGELLSRIAQLRDAGIGILYVTHRIEEMFEIGDRVSVMRDGRLVETNPMSHYTPESLVEAMVGRSLEDLYPGERTQPGEPVLELDELGVAGYARPVSLTVRGGEIVGVAGLLGSGRSEILRAAFGADPSSGGRVRVAGRDANVSRPGAAAASGIGMLTEDRKESGIFPELSIRENITVAGYRGIGRAGWLSGRRIDQYVEKALRGLRVKYNSLDDPITSLSGGNQQKVLIARWMGLGARALLLDEPTKGVDVGAKADIYAAIAEMAANGMGFLVVSSYLPELIGLCDRILVVKDHAIVADLRADEATEESIMQLASIDTAHAFAPEDLTSSITAISGTEADDGR; this is translated from the coding sequence ATGGCCCCCGCAACCTCCAACGGCGCCTCCCCGGAGCTCCCCCGCTCCGGGGCGGCGCCCCTGGTGAGCCTGCGCCAGGTCTCCAAGGACTACGGTCGCGTGCACGCGCTCGACGCGGTGACGATCGACCTGCTGCCCGGCGAGGTGCACTGCCTCGCCGGCGAGAACGGCGCGGGCAAGTCCACGCTGATCAAGGTGCTCACCGGCGCGGTTCCCCGCACCTCCGGCGACTACCTCGTCGGCGGCGACGACGTGCCCGTGCAGGTGTCTCCCACCCAGATGCGCGACCGAGGCATCGGCGTGGTCTACCAGGAGCTCAGCCTCTTCCCCGAGCTGAGCGTGCTCGACAACCTGCTGATGGGCTCGTACTCGAGTGTCGGAGGCTATCTGCGCGGCGCCCGCAACCGGGAGACGGCGCGGGAGCACCTGCGCCGCGTCGGACTCGAGGACCTCTCGCTGCACGCGCTCGTCTCCGACCTCCCCACCGCCACCCGGCAGCTCGTGGAGATCGCCCGCGTGCTCGGGCACGAGGCCGACCTCGTCATCTTCGACGAGCCCACCACCGCGCTGTCGGAGCACGAGGCGGGAGAACTGCTCAGCCGCATCGCACAGCTGCGCGACGCGGGCATCGGCATCCTCTACGTGACCCACCGCATCGAGGAGATGTTCGAGATCGGCGACCGCGTCAGCGTGATGCGCGACGGCCGGCTGGTCGAGACCAACCCGATGAGCCACTACACGCCCGAGTCGCTGGTGGAGGCGATGGTCGGCCGGTCGCTCGAGGACCTCTACCCGGGCGAGCGCACGCAGCCCGGCGAGCCGGTGCTGGAGCTCGACGAGCTCGGCGTCGCCGGGTACGCCCGGCCGGTGTCGCTCACCGTTCGCGGCGGCGAGATCGTCGGCGTTGCCGGGCTGCTCGGCAGCGGCCGGAGCGAGATCCTCCGCGCCGCCTTCGGCGCCGACCCCAGCAGCGGCGGCCGCGTCCGCGTCGCCGGCCGCGACGCCAATGTCTCCCGCCCCGGCGCGGCCGCCGCGTCCGGCATCGGGATGCTCACGGAGGATCGCAAGGAGTCCGGCATCTTCCCCGAGCTGTCGATCCGCGAGAACATCACGGTCGCCGGCTACCGCGGCATCGGGCGAGCCGGCTGGCTCTCCGGCCGCCGTATCGACCAGTACGTCGAGAAGGCCCTGCGCGGTCTGCGGGTCAAGTACAACTCGCTGGACGACCCGATCACCTCACTCTCCGGCGGCAACCAGCAGAAGGTGCTCATCGCACGCTGGATGGGCCTCGGCGCTCGCGCGCTGCTGCTCGACGAGCCGACCAAGGGTGTCGACGTCGGCGCCAAGGCCGACATCTATGCGGCGATCGCCGAGATGGCGGCGAACGGGATGGGCTTCCTCGTCGTCTCGTCCTACCTTCCGGAGCTGATCGGGCTCTGCGACCGCATCCTCGTCGTCAAGGACCACGCGATCGTGGCCGACCTGCGCGCCGACGAGGCGACGGAGGAGTCGATCATGCAGCTGGCGAGCATCGACACCGCCCACGCGTTCGCGCCGGAAGACCTCACCTCATCCATCACCGCTATCTCAGGGACGGAGGCCGACGATGGCCGCTAG
- a CDS encoding ABC transporter permease: MAASRGGTALTRFFKTNASGFAIVFVLAVILALTTDTFLTPTNLDSLGRQVSIYAIIAAGQLLVILTGGIDLAVGSVVGLTGIVVAQLVFQTTSGGSVVVGVVVALLAGAFSGLLTGLLVAFLRIPPFIASLGMMGIARGVALLLSGGRTVQPLPDAFEQIAGGDVFGVSNLIIFTIVVMVIVSIVLAKTTWGRYVHAIGSNAESARLSGVPVKGVLVSVYAASGLLAGFGGILLASRLNNGVPTAGEGYELQAIAACVIGGASLFGARGTAVGALIGALIVGMLNNGGSLLGIDPFWLQIAIGVLILAAVAVDQLPKWLPALTGRSGGREPDTAEPAKLAEATTGGGRDE, translated from the coding sequence ATGGCCGCTAGCCGCGGGGGCACAGCCCTCACCCGCTTCTTCAAGACGAACGCGAGCGGGTTCGCGATCGTCTTCGTGCTCGCCGTGATCCTCGCGCTCACGACGGACACCTTCCTCACGCCGACGAACCTGGACAGCCTCGGCCGCCAGGTCTCGATCTACGCGATCATCGCGGCCGGCCAGCTGCTGGTCATCCTGACCGGCGGCATCGACCTCGCGGTCGGTTCCGTCGTCGGCCTCACCGGCATCGTCGTCGCGCAACTCGTCTTCCAGACCACCAGCGGCGGCAGCGTCGTCGTCGGCGTGGTCGTCGCGCTGCTGGCGGGCGCGTTCAGCGGTCTGCTGACCGGCCTGCTCGTCGCCTTCCTGCGCATCCCCCCGTTCATCGCGAGCCTCGGGATGATGGGCATCGCCCGCGGCGTCGCCCTGCTGCTCTCGGGCGGCCGCACGGTCCAGCCGCTCCCGGACGCCTTCGAGCAGATCGCCGGAGGGGACGTGTTCGGCGTCAGCAACCTGATCATCTTCACGATCGTGGTGATGGTCATCGTCTCCATCGTCCTCGCGAAGACCACCTGGGGGCGCTACGTTCACGCGATCGGCTCGAACGCGGAGTCCGCCCGCCTGTCGGGCGTGCCGGTGAAGGGCGTACTGGTCAGCGTCTATGCGGCCTCCGGACTCCTCGCCGGGTTCGGCGGCATCCTGCTCGCCTCGCGCCTGAACAACGGTGTCCCGACCGCGGGCGAGGGCTACGAACTGCAGGCGATCGCGGCCTGTGTGATCGGCGGCGCCAGCCTGTTCGGCGCTCGCGGCACCGCGGTCGGCGCTCTGATCGGTGCACTCATCGTCGGGATGCTGAACAACGGCGGCAGCCTGCTCGGAATCGACCCGTTCTGGCTGCAGATCGCCATCGGCGTCCTCATCCTCGCGGCAGTCGCCGTCGACCAGCTCCCGAAGTGGCTGCCGGCCCTCACCGGACGCTCAGGCGGCCGGGAGCCGGACACCGCCGAGCCTGCGAAGCTGGCGGAAGCCACCACCGGCGGAGGGAGAGACGAATGA